In the genome of Streptomyces sp. NBC_00190, one region contains:
- a CDS encoding adenylosuccinate lyase has protein sequence MNDVLERLRTEAGRSPEYEALLAAGPDGLAASLTSAGLPLWARELAAYRLGLAGDRRAFESLVLLLNHRDPPRCAAAAEALAVLGDPRTARAAAALATNSLRTAYALQPVRLLTALRAPESAPALMATLSRLLSPHDPYWRIALACVEGLGALADPRARELLTRAQSHPRLAVAATQALRGLPPGQAVPLGSSG, from the coding sequence GTGAACGACGTGCTGGAGCGCCTGCGCACGGAAGCCGGACGGTCGCCGGAGTACGAGGCGCTGCTCGCGGCCGGCCCCGACGGCCTCGCGGCTTCCCTGACCTCCGCCGGGCTGCCCCTGTGGGCCCGCGAGCTCGCCGCGTACCGGCTGGGGCTGGCGGGGGACCGCCGCGCCTTCGAGTCGCTGGTGCTGCTCCTCAACCACCGGGACCCGCCGCGCTGCGCGGCGGCCGCCGAGGCGCTGGCCGTCCTGGGCGACCCACGCACCGCCCGCGCCGCCGCGGCCCTCGCCACCAACAGCCTGCGCACCGCCTACGCCCTGCAGCCCGTCCGGCTGCTCACCGCCCTGCGCGCCCCGGAGTCGGCCCCGGCCCTGATGGCCACCCTGTCCCGGCTGCTCTCCCCGCACGACCCGTACTGGCGGATCGCCCTGGCCTGCGTCGAGGGTCTCGGCGCCCTCGCCGACCCCCGGGCCCGCGAACTCCTGACCCGCGCCCAGTCCCACCCCCGCCTCGCGGTGGCGGCGACGCAGGCGCTGCGCGGCCTCCCTCCCGGCCAGGCCGTTCCCCTCGGGTCATCCGGCTGA
- a CDS encoding RidA family protein, whose protein sequence is MTTTPEHGHLTRVHAPDGVSPGTGYSHVVWGTGRFVAVSGQCAFDERGEVVGEGDAAAQARQVFENLRRCLAAAGATFDDVVKLTYFVTDVAHLPAARAARDAVIPADRLPASSAVQVSALFRPELLLEVEAFAVVPEAGRH, encoded by the coding sequence ATGACCACTACGCCCGAGCACGGCCACCTCACCCGCGTCCACGCCCCGGACGGCGTCAGTCCCGGTACCGGATACAGCCACGTCGTCTGGGGCACCGGGCGGTTCGTCGCCGTCTCCGGTCAGTGCGCGTTCGACGAGAGGGGCGAGGTGGTCGGCGAGGGCGACGCCGCCGCCCAGGCCCGGCAGGTGTTCGAGAACCTGCGCCGGTGCCTGGCGGCGGCCGGGGCCACCTTCGACGACGTCGTGAAGCTGACCTACTTCGTCACGGACGTGGCCCACCTCCCGGCGGCACGGGCCGCCCGCGACGCCGTCATCCCCGCGGACCGCCTCCCGGCCTCCTCGGCGGTCCAGGTCTCGGCCCTGTTCCGCCCCGAACTCCTGCTGGAGGTGGAAGCGTTCGCCGTGGTACCCGAGGCCGGGCGGCACTAG
- a CDS encoding alpha/beta hydrolase, producing MLHPLKKRAAVLLSISTVAAVLAGPVTAAPAAPAPKQAPLRWTDCATPRYPTLQCASLKVPLDHDLPTGRQITLALTRVPHTAATSAGPLLVNPGGPGGSGRGLAGFIASALPKDVAAQYDVIGFDPRGVGKSEPVLDCATGHFSPVRPDSVPRDAAGEQANLDRVRSFAESCQAKHADVLPHVGTVSAARDIELLRTALGAQRISYFGYSYGTYLGAVYAKLHPDRVHRLVLDSVVDPGGIWYEDNLAQDEAFDARHKAFLAWVAKYDATYRLGTDPAEVEQRWYAVREELRATPAGDKVGPSELEDTFMPGGYYNGYWPVLAAAFAAYAVEKDPKPLVAAYERFGAVEPSAGNGYSVYTAVQCRDSAWPKDWNQWRADMWRTHAKAPFMTWNNAWYNAPCAFWPTEPLQAPDVTNADLPPALLLQATEDAATPFGGALSMREKLKGSALVVEEGGGNHGIALSGNKCLDEKVAAYLRTGKASDAVCAAQEAPKPAAATRAVPPSAGGAALHGLLGFRG from the coding sequence ATGCTGCACCCCTTGAAGAAACGCGCCGCTGTCCTGCTGTCGATCTCCACCGTCGCCGCCGTCCTCGCGGGCCCGGTCACGGCCGCCCCGGCCGCCCCCGCGCCGAAGCAGGCACCGCTGCGCTGGACCGACTGCGCGACCCCCCGCTACCCGACGCTCCAGTGCGCTTCCCTCAAGGTCCCCCTCGACCACGACCTGCCCACCGGGCGCCAGATCACCCTCGCCCTGACCCGGGTCCCGCACACCGCCGCCACCTCCGCCGGACCGCTGCTGGTCAATCCCGGCGGCCCGGGCGGCAGCGGCCGCGGCCTGGCCGGCTTCATCGCCTCCGCCCTCCCCAAGGACGTGGCCGCCCAGTACGACGTGATCGGCTTCGACCCGCGCGGGGTCGGCAAGAGCGAACCCGTGCTCGACTGTGCGACCGGCCACTTCTCCCCCGTCCGGCCCGACTCCGTACCGCGCGACGCGGCCGGCGAGCAGGCCAACCTGGACCGCGTACGGTCCTTCGCCGAGTCCTGCCAGGCCAAGCACGCGGACGTACTCCCGCACGTCGGCACCGTCTCCGCCGCCCGGGACATCGAGCTGCTGCGCACGGCCCTCGGCGCACAGCGCATCAGCTACTTCGGCTACTCGTACGGGACCTACCTCGGAGCGGTGTACGCCAAGCTCCACCCGGACCGGGTGCACCGGCTCGTCCTGGACTCCGTGGTCGACCCGGGCGGGATCTGGTACGAGGACAACCTGGCCCAGGACGAGGCGTTCGACGCCCGCCACAAGGCGTTCCTGGCCTGGGTGGCGAAGTACGACGCCACGTACCGGCTCGGCACCGACCCGGCGGAGGTCGAGCAGCGCTGGTACGCCGTGCGCGAGGAGCTGCGCGCGACGCCGGCGGGCGACAAGGTGGGCCCGTCCGAACTGGAGGACACCTTCATGCCGGGCGGCTACTACAACGGCTACTGGCCGGTCCTGGCCGCGGCCTTCGCCGCGTACGCGGTGGAGAAGGACCCGAAGCCGCTGGTGGCGGCGTACGAGCGGTTCGGCGCGGTGGAGCCCTCCGCGGGCAACGGGTACAGCGTCTACACAGCGGTGCAGTGCCGGGACTCGGCCTGGCCGAAGGACTGGAACCAGTGGCGGGCGGACATGTGGCGCACGCACGCCAAGGCTCCGTTCATGACCTGGAACAACGCCTGGTACAACGCCCCGTGCGCCTTCTGGCCTACGGAGCCGCTCCAGGCCCCGGACGTGACGAACGCCGACCTTCCGCCGGCCCTCCTGCTCCAGGCGACGGAGGACGCGGCGACGCCGTTCGGGGGCGCGCTCAGCATGCGGGAGAAGCTGAAGGGCTCGGCCCTGGTCGTCGAGGAGGGCGGCGGCAACCACGGCATCGCGCTCAGCGGCAACAAGTGCCTGGACGAGAAGGTCGCGGCGTACCTGAGGACGGGCAAGGCCTCGGACGCCGTCTGCGCCGCCCAGGAGGCGCCGAAGCCGGCCGCGGCGACCCGCGCGGTCCCGCCTTCGGCGGGCGGCGCCGCCCTGCACGGCCTGCTGGGCTTCCGCGGCTGA